One stretch of Jiangella gansuensis DSM 44835 DNA includes these proteins:
- the recO gene encoding DNA repair protein RecO, which translates to MALYRDEGVVLRTQKLGEADRIVTLLTRANGRVRVVAKGVRRTTSRFGARLEPFMHVDAQYATGRTFDIVTQAETIAPYGMSITDDYGRYTAGTAILETAERLTAEEREPAVQHYLLLVGALRTLAGAEHDPGLVLDAYLLRGLSIAGFAPSFSDCARCDAGGPHRLFSVQAGGMVCPSCRPSGTVAPAPDTVALLGALLTGDWAVADASEPRTRREASGITAAFLQWHLERGLRSLGLVER; encoded by the coding sequence GTGGCGCTCTATCGTGACGAGGGGGTGGTCCTCCGCACCCAGAAGCTGGGTGAGGCCGACCGCATCGTCACGCTGCTGACCAGGGCCAACGGTCGCGTCCGGGTGGTCGCCAAAGGGGTACGCCGCACCACCAGCCGGTTCGGCGCTCGGCTCGAACCGTTCATGCATGTCGACGCCCAGTACGCCACGGGCCGCACCTTCGACATCGTCACTCAGGCCGAGACGATCGCACCGTACGGCATGAGCATCACCGACGACTATGGCCGCTACACCGCCGGAACCGCCATCCTGGAGACCGCTGAGCGGCTCACCGCCGAGGAGCGCGAACCGGCCGTCCAGCACTATCTGCTGCTGGTCGGGGCGTTGCGCACGCTCGCCGGCGCCGAGCACGACCCCGGCCTGGTGCTCGACGCCTACCTGTTGCGAGGGCTGTCGATCGCCGGGTTCGCGCCGAGTTTCTCCGACTGCGCCCGTTGTGACGCGGGCGGTCCGCACCGGCTCTTCTCCGTCCAGGCCGGCGGCATGGTCTGTCCGTCGTGCCGGCCGTCGGGAACGGTCGCTCCGGCACCGGACACGGTCGCACTGTTGGGGGCGCTGCTCACCGGTGACTGGGCGGTGGCCGACGCCAGCGAGCCGCGCACCCGGCGCGAAGCCAGTGGCATCACGGCGGCGTTTCTGCAGTGGCACCTGGAGCGGGGGCTGCGGTCGCTGGGCCTGGTGGAGCGGTGA
- a CDS encoding pyridoxamine 5'-phosphate oxidase family protein, with protein MGTTFSEIEQDFADILGDIVYATMTTVDGRGRPRSRVLIAVWEVIDGAPLGWLATFPTPVKTAHLAVNPHASFSYWSPKQNAVAVDTVATWVEGRADKQHVWDLYQAGSPRGVGYPPGRFWRSPADPAFGVLRLEPYRVQVLRGVELAAGRPSRIWAPAIAS; from the coding sequence GTGGGCACGACGTTTTCCGAGATCGAGCAGGACTTCGCCGACATCCTCGGCGACATCGTGTACGCGACCATGACCACCGTCGACGGCCGCGGCCGCCCGCGGTCCCGGGTGCTGATCGCGGTGTGGGAGGTGATCGACGGGGCGCCCCTGGGCTGGCTCGCGACGTTCCCGACGCCGGTGAAGACGGCGCACCTGGCCGTGAACCCGCACGCGTCGTTCTCGTACTGGAGCCCCAAGCAGAACGCCGTCGCCGTCGACACCGTCGCGACCTGGGTCGAGGGCCGGGCCGACAAACAGCACGTCTGGGACCTCTACCAGGCCGGCAGCCCACGCGGCGTGGGCTACCCGCCCGGCCGGTTCTGGCGTTCACCGGCCGATCCCGCCTTCGGGGTGCTGCGGTTGGAACCGTACCGAGTCCAGGTGCTGCGCGGCGTCGAACTCGCCGCTGGGCGGCCGTCGCGCATCTGGGCGCCCGCCATCGCCTCTTGA
- the leuA gene encoding 2-isopropylmalate synthase, which produces MNPSDTTPSWPPMQRGSGLPVHRYRPFHEQIAVDLPDRTWPTRRVETAPQWCAVDLRDGNQALIDPMNAERKMRMFKLLVAMGYKEIEVGFPAASQTDFDFVRELIEGDHIPDGVVIQVLTQCRDQLIERTFQSLVGAKQAIVHLYNSTSVLQRRVVFGLDRDGITDIATNGARTAQKYAEAITPDTEIYWEYSPESYTGTELEYAAEICGAVADILEPSPDRKVIVNLPATVEMASPNVYADSIEWMNRNLPRRESMILSLHPHNDRGTAVAAAELGLMAGADRVEGCLFGNGERTGNVCLVTLGMNLFTQGIDPQIDFSDIDEIRRTVEYCNQLPVPERHPWGGDLVYTAFSGSHQDAIKKGFEALERDAKQAGVAIEDHTWEVPYLPVDPKDVGRTYEAVIRVNSQSGKGGVAYIMKSEHQLDLPRRLQIEFSGVIQGLTDGDGGEIEPGRMGDVFRAEYLDRTTPLALNSVHTSSAAGERDALEVGVYVDGVRKVLTGSGDGPIDAFIDALSGIGYDVRVLDYAEHALSSGADAKAAAYLECTVGGEVYWGVGIDANIVTASLEAIVSAVNRAAAAAASGSV; this is translated from the coding sequence ATGAACCCCTCTGATACCACGCCGTCCTGGCCGCCGATGCAGCGCGGCTCCGGCCTGCCAGTCCACCGGTACCGGCCGTTCCACGAGCAGATCGCCGTCGATCTGCCCGACCGCACCTGGCCGACCCGGCGCGTCGAGACCGCGCCGCAGTGGTGCGCCGTCGACCTGCGTGACGGCAACCAGGCGCTCATCGACCCGATGAACGCCGAACGCAAAATGCGCATGTTCAAGCTCCTGGTGGCCATGGGCTACAAGGAGATCGAGGTCGGGTTCCCGGCCGCCAGCCAGACCGACTTCGACTTCGTCCGTGAGCTCATCGAGGGCGACCACATCCCCGACGGTGTCGTCATCCAGGTGCTCACGCAGTGCCGCGACCAGCTGATCGAGCGGACGTTCCAGTCACTCGTCGGCGCCAAGCAGGCCATCGTCCACCTGTACAACTCGACGTCCGTCCTGCAGCGGCGGGTCGTGTTCGGGCTGGACCGCGACGGCATCACCGACATCGCCACCAACGGCGCCCGCACGGCCCAGAAGTACGCCGAGGCGATCACCCCGGACACCGAGATCTACTGGGAGTACTCGCCGGAGTCCTACACCGGCACCGAGCTGGAGTACGCCGCGGAGATCTGCGGTGCCGTCGCCGACATACTCGAACCGTCGCCGGACCGCAAGGTGATCGTCAACCTGCCGGCCACGGTCGAGATGGCCTCGCCCAACGTGTATGCCGACTCCATCGAGTGGATGAACCGCAACCTGCCCCGGCGGGAGTCGATGATCCTCTCGCTGCACCCGCACAACGACCGCGGCACGGCGGTCGCCGCGGCCGAGCTGGGGTTGATGGCCGGCGCCGACCGCGTCGAGGGCTGCCTGTTCGGCAACGGCGAGCGCACCGGCAACGTCTGCCTGGTCACGCTGGGCATGAACCTGTTCACCCAGGGCATCGACCCGCAGATCGACTTCAGCGACATCGACGAGATCCGTCGCACCGTCGAGTACTGCAACCAGCTGCCGGTGCCGGAGCGACACCCGTGGGGCGGCGACCTCGTCTACACGGCCTTCTCCGGCAGCCACCAGGACGCCATCAAGAAGGGCTTCGAGGCACTGGAGCGTGACGCCAAGCAGGCCGGCGTCGCCATCGAGGACCACACCTGGGAGGTCCCGTACCTGCCGGTCGACCCCAAGGACGTCGGCCGCACCTACGAGGCGGTCATCCGGGTGAACTCGCAGTCCGGCAAGGGCGGCGTCGCCTACATCATGAAGTCCGAGCACCAGCTCGACCTGCCGCGCCGGCTGCAGATCGAGTTCTCCGGCGTCATCCAGGGGCTCACCGACGGCGACGGCGGCGAGATCGAGCCGGGACGCATGGGTGACGTCTTCCGCGCCGAGTACCTCGACCGCACGACGCCGCTGGCGCTGAACTCGGTGCACACGTCGTCGGCGGCGGGGGAGCGCGACGCGCTCGAGGTCGGCGTCTACGTCGACGGCGTACGGAAGGTGCTCACCGGCAGCGGCGACGGCCCGATCGACGCCTTCATCGACGCGCTGTCCGGCATCGGCTATGACGTTCGCGTTCTCGACTACGCCGAGCACGCCCTCAGCTCCGGCGCCGATGCCAAGGCGGCGGCCTACCTGGAGTGCACGGTCGGCGGCGAGGTCTACTGGGGCGTCGGCATCGACGCGAACATCGTCACCGCGTCGCTCGAGGCGATCGTGAGCGCGGTGAACCGCGCCGCCGCGGCGGCGGCGTCCGGGTCCGTCTGA
- a CDS encoding type II toxin-antitoxin system VapC family toxin yields MIAEGRTHVLLDTHVLVWMLAGDERLSREARQLIENASYEGGADVCAISLWEVSMLAEKGRLPLFRDVGAWVESVATHPALNIVPLAPEIAVASTRLPGELHRDPADRMIVATARTVNATLVTADRALLEYGAQGHVRVLAASGSP; encoded by the coding sequence GTGATCGCCGAGGGACGTACCCACGTCCTGCTCGACACCCATGTCCTGGTGTGGATGCTGGCCGGCGACGAACGGCTGTCCCGCGAGGCCCGGCAACTGATCGAGAACGCGTCCTACGAGGGCGGCGCCGACGTCTGCGCCATCAGCCTGTGGGAGGTGTCCATGCTGGCGGAGAAGGGCCGGCTGCCGCTGTTCCGAGACGTCGGAGCATGGGTGGAGTCGGTGGCAACGCACCCCGCGCTGAACATCGTCCCGCTGGCGCCCGAGATCGCGGTTGCGAGCACCCGGCTGCCCGGGGAGCTGCACCGAGACCCGGCCGACCGCATGATCGTCGCGACCGCGCGCACGGTGAACGCCACGCTGGTCACGGCGGATCGCGCCCTGCTCGAGTACGGGGCGCAGGGGCACGTCCGGGTGCTCGCCGCCAGCGGATCCCCTTGA
- the dacB gene encoding D-alanyl-D-alanine carboxypeptidase/D-alanyl-D-alanine endopeptidase, whose product MALRTRNLVIPFAVGALIAGGSGVFGADPEPVTAEQTALAQDLDAILADPRLDGGQASVVVRDAATGEALYEHDPGQRLMPASNEKLLTSAVAMDVLGADYTFSTTVATAGRQTGPVLRGDLYLRGTGDPTLLADDYAELAAQIADDGVRVVSGRVVADDTWFDDVRLGNDWAWDDEPYYYAAPISALTVAPDTDYDAGTVIVNVDPGAAEGSPAVVTLTPHTDAVTIVNEATTSAAGSGDDVSVEREHGSDRIVVSGSVAAGGSGSSEWASVWEPTVYAADVFTKALAAKGVRVTGAPVRGVTPDDARVLAEHTSMPLSELMVSFMKLSNNGHGEVLIKAMGRKVAGAGTWSAGLGVLRDELPGFGVDTATVANRDGSGLSRRNLVPAAEITDLLLAVQDRPWFDTWYEALPIAGVSDRMVGGTLRSRMRNTPAAGNVHAKTGSLTGASALSGYVDDADGRRLIFSIMFNDYLSGKPSDLEDRIAVRLAQHTQEAAATARTAEIEVPTAELPDDVECSWVKAC is encoded by the coding sequence ATGGCCCTGCGGACCCGGAACCTCGTCATCCCGTTCGCCGTCGGAGCGCTGATCGCGGGAGGGTCTGGCGTCTTCGGCGCCGATCCCGAACCGGTCACCGCCGAGCAGACCGCGCTCGCCCAGGACCTCGACGCCATCCTGGCCGATCCGCGTCTCGACGGCGGGCAGGCGTCGGTCGTCGTCCGGGATGCGGCCACCGGCGAGGCGCTCTACGAGCACGATCCGGGCCAGCGGCTCATGCCGGCGTCGAACGAGAAGTTGCTGACCTCGGCGGTCGCGATGGATGTGCTCGGTGCCGACTACACGTTCTCGACGACGGTGGCCACGGCGGGCCGGCAGACGGGTCCGGTGCTGCGCGGTGACCTGTATCTGCGCGGCACCGGCGATCCCACCCTGCTCGCGGACGACTATGCCGAACTGGCGGCTCAGATCGCCGACGACGGGGTCCGGGTCGTCTCCGGGCGCGTGGTCGCCGACGACACCTGGTTCGACGACGTCCGGCTGGGCAACGACTGGGCCTGGGACGACGAGCCGTACTACTACGCTGCGCCCATCTCGGCGCTGACGGTCGCGCCCGACACCGATTACGACGCCGGCACGGTGATCGTGAACGTCGATCCCGGTGCCGCCGAGGGCAGCCCGGCCGTGGTCACGCTGACCCCGCACACCGACGCCGTCACCATCGTCAACGAGGCCACCACCAGTGCGGCGGGCAGCGGCGACGACGTCAGCGTCGAGCGCGAGCACGGCAGCGACCGCATCGTCGTCAGCGGCTCTGTCGCGGCCGGCGGCAGCGGCAGCAGCGAGTGGGCGAGCGTCTGGGAGCCCACCGTCTACGCCGCCGACGTGTTCACGAAGGCGCTGGCCGCCAAGGGAGTCCGGGTCACCGGTGCGCCGGTGCGCGGCGTCACCCCCGACGACGCCCGCGTGCTGGCCGAGCACACGTCCATGCCGCTCAGCGAGCTGATGGTGTCCTTCATGAAGCTCAGCAACAACGGGCACGGCGAGGTGCTGATCAAGGCCATGGGCCGGAAGGTGGCCGGAGCGGGCACGTGGTCGGCCGGGCTCGGAGTGCTGCGCGACGAGCTGCCCGGCTTCGGCGTCGACACCGCCACCGTCGCCAACCGGGACGGCTCCGGGCTGTCCCGGCGCAATCTCGTGCCGGCCGCGGAGATCACCGACCTGCTGCTCGCCGTGCAGGACCGGCCCTGGTTCGACACCTGGTACGAGGCGCTGCCGATCGCCGGCGTCTCCGACCGCATGGTCGGCGGGACGCTGCGCTCGCGGATGAGGAACACGCCGGCCGCGGGCAACGTCCATGCCAAGACGGGCTCGCTGACCGGTGCGTCGGCGCTGTCGGGTTACGTGGACGACGCCGATGGCCGACGGCTGATCTTCTCGATCATGTTCAACGACTACCTGAGCGGCAAGCCGTCTGACCTGGAGGACCGGATCGCCGTGCGGCTGGCGCAGCACACGCAGGAAGCGGCGGCCACGGCCCGGACGGCGGAGATCGAGGTCCCGACCGCCGAACTGCCCGACGATGTGGAGTGCTCCTGGGTCAAGGCCTGCTGA
- a CDS encoding isoprenyl transferase has translation MRRTYTPPTPHPSGAVPPPVPPDLVPAHVALVMDGNGRWANARGLPRTKGHEAGEAVLLDVIHGAIEIGIRHLSVYAFSTENWRRSPEEVRFLMGFNRAVIRRRRDELDALGVRIRWAGRRPRLWKSVIGELQDAEQRTRGNDVITLQFCVNYGGRAELGDAAAALAADVAAGRLRPDKVNERTLGRYLYNPDLPDVDLFVRPSGEQRTSNFMLWQSAYAEMVFLDTLWPDFDRRQLWEAVEIYARRDRRYGGADPAAPAV, from the coding sequence GTGAGGCGGACGTACACGCCCCCGACGCCGCATCCGTCGGGAGCGGTGCCGCCCCCGGTGCCGCCGGATTTGGTGCCGGCGCATGTGGCGCTGGTCATGGACGGTAACGGCCGGTGGGCCAATGCGCGTGGGCTGCCGCGCACGAAGGGTCACGAGGCCGGCGAGGCGGTCCTGCTGGACGTCATCCACGGCGCCATCGAGATCGGCATCCGGCACTTGTCGGTGTACGCGTTCTCGACCGAGAACTGGCGGCGGTCGCCGGAGGAGGTCCGCTTCCTGATGGGCTTCAACCGTGCCGTGATCCGTCGTCGCCGTGACGAGTTGGATGCGCTCGGGGTGCGGATCCGCTGGGCGGGGCGCCGGCCGCGGCTGTGGAAGAGCGTCATCGGTGAGCTTCAGGATGCCGAGCAGCGCACTCGCGGCAATGACGTCATCACGTTGCAGTTCTGCGTCAACTACGGTGGCCGGGCCGAACTGGGCGACGCTGCCGCGGCATTGGCCGCCGATGTCGCGGCGGGGCGGCTGCGGCCGGACAAGGTCAATGAACGTACGCTCGGGCGCTATCTCTACAATCCCGATCTACCGGATGTCGATCTGTTCGTCCGGCCGTCGGGGGAGCAGCGTACGTCGAATTTCATGCTGTGGCAGTCCGCATATGCCGAAATGGTCTTCCTGGACACGTTGTGGCCCGACTTCGACCGCCGGCAGTTGTGGGAGGCGGTCGAGATCTACGCGCGGCGTGATCGCCGGTACGGGGGAGCGGACCCTGCAGCGCCCGCTGTGTGA
- a CDS encoding type II toxin-antitoxin system Phd/YefM family antitoxin translates to MTMAAATPASPAPDGDEIGAGRFKAVCLQVLDEVATTRRPVTITKRGRPVARLVPVDPPAPLFGALAGTVGEYGDLVAPVEDDWDALR, encoded by the coding sequence ATGACGATGGCTGCTGCCACACCAGCGAGTCCGGCCCCCGATGGGGACGAGATCGGTGCCGGCCGGTTCAAGGCCGTCTGCCTGCAGGTGCTCGACGAGGTCGCGACCACCCGCCGGCCGGTCACCATCACAAAACGGGGTCGGCCGGTCGCCCGGTTGGTGCCGGTCGATCCGCCGGCGCCGCTGTTCGGCGCGTTGGCCGGCACGGTCGGCGAGTACGGCGATCTGGTCGCACCTGTCGAGGACGACTGGGACGCCCTGCGGTGA
- a CDS encoding MarR family winged helix-turn-helix transcriptional regulator — protein MNASRAPEERHPIGYWLKLVDRLIDQGFDAVLGSAAVTPRHWQILNLLESGPATYAHIDDEAALYLAPHMPTVRPVVDDLCNRGWATPVGTDRVALTDTGVKALMDIQAAVAADRERVTAGISEDEYRIAVDVLMRMATNLGWREERDMGPV, from the coding sequence ATGAACGCGTCCAGGGCGCCCGAAGAGCGGCACCCCATCGGGTATTGGCTCAAGCTCGTCGATCGGCTGATCGACCAGGGCTTCGACGCCGTCCTGGGCAGCGCCGCCGTCACACCACGGCATTGGCAGATCCTGAATCTGCTCGAATCCGGGCCGGCCACCTACGCGCACATCGACGATGAAGCCGCGCTCTACCTCGCACCCCACATGCCGACCGTCCGCCCCGTCGTCGACGACCTCTGCAATCGCGGCTGGGCCACCCCCGTCGGCACGGACCGCGTCGCGCTGACCGACACCGGCGTCAAAGCCCTGATGGACATCCAAGCCGCCGTCGCCGCCGATCGCGAGCGCGTCACCGCCGGCATCAGCGAGGACGAATACCGCATCGCCGTCGACGTCCTCATGCGCATGGCCACCAACCTCGGCTGGCGCGAAGAGCGCGACATGGGACCCGTCTGA